In Biomphalaria glabrata chromosome 16, xgBioGlab47.1, whole genome shotgun sequence, the sequence AAGAAGGCAGAAGGTGATTGAAACATCACAACCATGCTCATGGGAAGGGTGGGGCATTGAAAATCATTTCACAAAGTGTCACACAACACCTTCAAGTGAGACCCCTACAGAAATTACAATAGGACCTTAGAAGCACTCAAACATTTGGTTGAGAACAAATTAAAGCTCTACACACATTAGTCTAGTCTTCTCTGTGAAGTCAACAAAACTACATGTTTAGTCAACAGCCAGAAGTCTAAAGTGagtgatttgtaaaaaaaagtgtgacaTGATCTCTAGTTTCATCAAGTGATAGAATTAGATTGAGCAGAAATACCATGAGGACTTTGTTGATATAAACTTGTTGAGTGCTTTAGTACACAATTTAGCTCATCCACCTGAGTCTTCTGTATTAcaaaattaacacaaaatactACATCCAACACAAAAGtattatttgttaaattttattttaaaaacattcttttcttCTGATACAATAAGTTATACAAATAGTTGAATCATGCACAAtgggaaatttgttttttttaaaaagttaaaacttCACAGCCACACATGTTAACAAATACATCAGGGGAACATACTCAAGATATGTCACAACTAAAGCTTAAAAATACTGTGTTCCTTTCAGGTCAATGCTGAACAATATCAAAGTTTATTCTAAGAATTGATGTTAAAACATTTCATAGTTTATATTGGAAGGGAATATCCTCTTTGTAATCTTTAGGCAATCTTAACTTAATGTGGAACTGATTTGATCTGAAAACTTTCTGAACAGGAggatagggaaaaaaaataattttttacatgggaaaccacaaaaatatttcaattagaATAATCAATGGCGAAACTAAATCACATCAACAAAGAAAAGTCTCTTTTAAATGTTTGCTAATACATTCTACCAGTTTTCTCCACATACAGAAACATTTGTTGAATTCAatgaaacagaaaacaaaaaaagaacttaTTCTGCACATTTGACACAAACCCCCAAAATTCTTATAAAAGGACATAATAAGCCATTTAATTAtgtatagatatttatatatttatatatatatatatatatttatttatttatagagttATTATatgttaacataaaaaaattgtaatatatattataatacagGCATCATCATCATAAGCATATCTTTCACATTTTCCAAATTCTGATCAAACTAGTATATACAGATAACATTATCATACAAAGGTATTAATTCACAATAGTAACTGTCCCAGGTAATTCATTGCAACAAACCAAACcacaagaaaagagaaaaaggaacagAAAGATTGCACACATaccttattattaattattacgcTTTAGTCTTCCATCTATCCAGCCAATTTCAATATAACCATGATAAAAACAGCAGTAGTTTTCAAATTTAATAGTCACTAGCACATTTActcaaaaacattataaaaaaggCTGTCACATGGGGCCAAAGATTCCTTTGTGGCCACCCTAATGAGAGAAAAAGTtgaaccatgggccacagaaatccTTTGTGCTGGCAACTGAAGTGGATCACAAGGGTTGGCAATTCCTCCTCTAGCCATGTCAATGTATTTCATTCACCCTAAACTTATTCACATAAGAAAGTGAACAAGCCAGAAAGTTCAGAGGAAGTGTTTAATTCTACACAACACAGGTCTGGGACATACATTAGCTGGGGATCTATGTACAGTCACTGTTTAGAGTGGTGTTGCATATTTAGTTGATAAGAATATCTGCCTATGCCATCTTAGCTTTACACAAGTTAGGACATGAGGCAATGTTTTCAAGAAGCTTTGTTTTTGACTTGTCAGCCACAAAGATGTAGGCTAGGATGTACCTGAAGCAATGTATACAAATATCTCTACCATTGCCATGTCAGTTCAATTTGTGTTAGGCATGAGACAATGTATTAAAGCACATATAACACGTCACTCTTGAGTTTGTTTGTCAATGATTGAAAAGAAATACTGAACAGTTTTTTCACATACATGCAAATACATTATACTGTATCTACAATAAACATTTCAATTTCATGTTACATAAGTTATATAACgaattcattaattaatgtgtTCAACAAACTCCAATATGATTTATTTCtgtaaagcaaaaaatcaaaaGTTGAAATAGACCTTATTTGTAAGCCACCCTATATTATAGGATCATGGCGTCAcacaaacataattttaaacaaatattcgtTTATTCAGCAACATTGTTTTGCTATCTTCAGCATAAGTTTGGGCCCTGATCTTTTTTGGACctgacatttaataaaaatgttttccttaggattctaaataaattaacttaaaaaaaaagggcaaaaaAGCCTTAAAATACTATGcacagaaatataaaaatatcacCTATGATTAGAGGCTTtgaaaaatttagtttaaaattaaaattataaagacTATTTTTAATTCACCTGTATCTTTAcaacttttcaaaaaaaaataaaaataaattttgcatTCATTTCTAGCTGTCCATTTCCTTGAAttaataacaaattaaaaaaaacaaacaattatggCACATCCATTCCTACACAGCACTATGACTTGCCTAAATTAAACATCTCTGTGAGCTAAGATGAACTCATAGTGTGTATCAACAGAACAACAATActtggaaaaacaaaacattaccaAAAGAGCACATTTAGGATGCAGCAAGTATTAGTGGAGCAGTTCCCTGAAGAAGAAGATACCCCCTCACAGTAGATGTTGGAGAACTGCTTGTTCCTACAATGTTCTGGGaacaaaatcaaacaagaaGACTCAGTAAGCTGCTTTTAGGAGCAAGTTGTGTCATTAAAAAGGCATAGCTTCATGAACATGGCTGCAGATTTCCCTCAACTGGTGCTGCAACTTGAAATGAAGTCTGGTTGATTTGAATGAGCAGAAACACTCATATAAACTTGCTGAATTTAAAAACACTTTCATCCAGCACCTCATGAATAGATAGcaaccattttgttttcaattgaaATACTCTCTTATGTTACACGGCACTCATTGTTGCACATCCTACCAAGCCTCTTATAGTCTCTGAGTGTATGAATACTTTCAATTCCAAGTTGAGCCAAACTTATGATTTACACCAAGTCCAAACCAATGCCAGTGAGGACTGTCTAAAGTGGCTTGCACAAATGCACACTTCACTAGCAAAGTTTTGGTTGCAGTTCCATTAAACTTAGGTTCATTCTgcatgaaaacaaacaaaatacaacagGTGTCCAATTTGAACAAGGGCTAAGACGATGGTGTTGTGGAAGAAGGCGATTCTGATATTGTCTTTAATGTCTGATAAACATTGTCGGCACGCGCCAGACGCTCGAAAAAAGGAATCAAATCCAAGAGTTCTGtatcattcatttcatcaaaCCATGATGTAACAGCAACCTGCAAGAGACAGAATAGTTGAATTTCAAAGGCATTTCTAATTGGAAGCTAGTTTACTTTAGTCTCACCAGTGCTTATTAAAGCAATCAATTGGAAACTTGTTCAGGACTTAAGaccattttttattcttatatttttgtttataatggtAATTGCACCCCAGGCATTGTTCTTTTCTTGATCAAAAATTCAAACTTAAAACTACAGAAATATACACTAGATATGTGAGAGCTAATGTATCAATGGACATGTGAGAGCTAAAGTATCAATGGACATGTGAGAGCTAATGTATCAATGGACATGTGAGAGCTAATAATTTGCTATACTACTTATCATTGGGTCTAAGCATTACTAACACTTACAGCATTATCTGGATGGAAGATGTATGATGCTGGTGAATTGTCTACTATAACAACCTGGTTCAAATCTCGACCCAACCGGCTAAGGTcctgaagaaaagaaaattaaagtcatgtaattaataatGAACTATTTCTAGACAAGTAACAACAGCTGGAGTAAAAGAACTATTAACCACAGTCAAGTAATCTTCCAAgcagtaaatgttttttttagtgtagATCAACAATGTTGTGCCATGTAGCTATGACAAGGTCATATAGTGGAGATATGACAAACTTAAGTACCAGGCGACTGATCCTCGTGCAGTTGAATGATTTGTTAGGGAAGCATGAGAGCTGATATTTTCTCAAATGATTTTggacatttttttgtattgatgaaAATGAGCATCAGGAAACGATTTCAAtctgaacaaatatttttgttctaaTGGTtctaaatgacattttttttttatagaaagtCTCTTCAAATCCCCTCCTGTCTAGAAAAACAACTGCTTACATCAAGTTGTTTTACATTGCATTTTTATCATGAAAGCATTggtccttaatttttttttttggaataaagTCTTTGCTTTGCAACATCTCAAACAGTTGAAGCAGGATGTTAGGGTACAGCCATTTAGAAAGGGGAAGTTATGGACAAAATGTTTTAGACACATTATACATGTTCATTTGAAAATGTCTTCAAAAAGATTGATACAtatgtatgttttgtttgtgtgtttgtgtttttaacatactttttagtttaagaaaaaattgtttttttttgtgtttattagATTTGGAATTTAAGTTTGTTGTCTCTAGCAAAGCCATGTGTGTGGGGTTTTGTAGGATTTGGTCAGGGACCATTGGAACATGTTCCATGttcataccacatgaccagacagccatccatTGTTTGCAATATGAATTCATGAAATAGTGTCCGCAAGCCTataaaaatcagtgtctaccaagcctcaacccttctatatggatctgagacatgggtattatacagaaagcaactaagacttcttgaacgcttccACCAAAAATGTTTGTGTTCCATCATGGGCATATGATAAACTTTATATCAAAAGTATATTCAGATGTAGTAGAAAAAAAACTAGAGCATCTTTCAAGAAACCCaatatcaaacataaaaaagtaaGTATTAATGAGATTTACAGATTGAACTAACTTAGAAGTAGGAACATTACTGCACTACTCTTTTATCTCATGTGCTTACAGACTCcactggctttttgggacttgtcccagcactcaaaatCACTtttccattttctattttttttttagaatatagCCAAAGCTCTACTCTCATCCTAATGGGTGTCTTTTGGTGAGgaccataccccccccccccccccagtggtGCCACCAGATGTAACCATTGTAATTGGAAAATAATACCTGTATGGGaaattacagacattttttGAAAGTGTGGTCACCAAGTAAAAGAAGAgtcaataaaaagttttttttgtccataagTAGCTTGTCAAGACAAAAGCACCTTACTTTGATTAATTACTGGACTTAAAAAAACATACCAAGATAAATTGAACCCTATGAAAGACACATAAAGATAGACTTACTTTGACGTAGTTACCCCTATGAAAGACACATGATTCCCTGAAAAGGCGACATCGAAAAACATTCCATCTGTCTAGCAAGTCTGCCACTGGATCTGCatactaataaataataaaaaaaaagactttttacaaaatttgtctttatagtttttaaattatcaattaaATTAAGTGCATATGAGTGTATAATTCAATAAACTTTTTCAGCTAATTCTAAATTTAATTGTCACAAGCATACTCTACTCAAAATGTGTATGACAAGATGGAAGTTGCTGGTAACACCCTAAGGGCTGACATTTTGTTCCCACTCAACATTGTTCCATTAGTATGACATTTACTGGTGTGTTTAAGTCATAAAGGGACATCAAACAATAATCAAAAAAGATCAGGGAAACACCAGGCCAAGAAATGTAAGGAAAACAAAGATGGTCTAGTCTGTTTTGTATGTTAGTTCACTTCAAATTACTAGTTTGGACTTAATATATCTCTTACAATTTAAGTGTGTTAACATTCATAAATATAACTATAGTTGTTGaatttatttaattagtgagtttgaatttccatttgtcaATTATATTTATTCATTACAGTGTGGTGTTACATTTTGTGGAAATAAAGAATCTATCATCACATAATTCTAGTGCAACATTCCATCCTAACTATATATGCCACATTAAATTAACCCACCTTTGCCAGACTGGCTGTAAAAAGCACACATTCGAAAAGTTCTCCCATCTTTTGTAAGAATTCATCAACATGAGGTCGTTTCAACACATACACCTGGGGTAAGAATACAGTTTGAAAAAGATTATCAAAGCATTTCATAGCAATAGTTTTTCCACCAAAACTGTAAACATCATATTGGTAACagaaattaaactgaaaaaatataattatttcatttgaaacCTAACATTAactgttaaattttaaaatacaatataagAAAAGCTTAAATTTAGAATTGTATATTTTCAATAAGTAAAATGATTACCTGATGGACAGTTCCGTCAATCTCTACAGGGACTATGAAATCTGCATTATTTATTGGCtagtaaagaaaatagaaaaataatcaCATTATTTTAGATAAACACCAGATATTAAGTAAATAATCTGTAATTATTATTCTATTATGCTtgaaaaatagttttatcaTCAGTTTTGTAGCTGTGTTTTTTCAGAATCTGTATAAAAGGAGAAAGGGTGTCAAAGCTAAGAATTTTTACATGTGTTTCTTCTTAATCTATTATATTTCTAATATAGGTTTGTGCTTCTCAGTGAAGTGACAGCCTTGTGAGATTTCATTTCCCAACATTTCTTAAGTGTGTACATCATGTGTGGTAGCTAGAGACTTACCTTAAAAGAACTATGTACAAGAGTCTCATCCAAGTCTATGACAATACATTTCTTGTTCATGTCCTGATGCCTGACTGTAGGCAAGAGGTAT encodes:
- the LOC106063411 gene encoding carboxy-terminal domain RNA polymerase II polypeptide A small phosphatase 1-like isoform X3, whose product is MDSTSIITQVSRDDELLNTFPALEKGSSPPPTVAKKPRSRGFISSILCCFRKRNTSNNNNNNAPISCQPPVLEDNCNSRTSDKYLLPTVRHQDMNKKCIVIDLDETLVHSSFKPINNADFIVPVEIDGTVHQVYVLKRPHVDEFLQKMGELFECVLFTASLAKYADPVADLLDRWNVFRCRLFRESCVFHRGNYVKDLSRLGRDLNQVVIVDNSPASYIFHPDNAVAVTSWFDEMNDTELLDLIPFFERLARADNVYQTLKTISESPSSTTPSS
- the LOC106063411 gene encoding carboxy-terminal domain RNA polymerase II polypeptide A small phosphatase 1-like isoform X1, translating into MATRKDNPGYSVITSVRKDHETYDIFSDNLESESYEAGCFSGIVRRLHHFLKRLFKTGSSPPPTVAKKPRSRGFISSILCCFRKRNTSNNNNNNAPISCQPPVLEDNCNSRTSDKYLLPTVRHQDMNKKCIVIDLDETLVHSSFKPINNADFIVPVEIDGTVHQVYVLKRPHVDEFLQKMGELFECVLFTASLAKYADPVADLLDRWNVFRCRLFRESCVFHRGNYVKDLSRLGRDLNQVVIVDNSPASYIFHPDNAVAVTSWFDEMNDTELLDLIPFFERLARADNVYQTLKTISESPSSTTPSS
- the LOC106063411 gene encoding carboxy-terminal domain RNA polymerase II polypeptide A small phosphatase 1-like isoform X2, with the protein product MFFDQDDISSDFICVDFQFSEKQRNNCVTQPGLFLIGSSPPPTVAKKPRSRGFISSILCCFRKRNTSNNNNNNAPISCQPPVLEDNCNSRTSDKYLLPTVRHQDMNKKCIVIDLDETLVHSSFKPINNADFIVPVEIDGTVHQVYVLKRPHVDEFLQKMGELFECVLFTASLAKYADPVADLLDRWNVFRCRLFRESCVFHRGNYVKDLSRLGRDLNQVVIVDNSPASYIFHPDNAVAVTSWFDEMNDTELLDLIPFFERLARADNVYQTLKTISESPSSTTPSS